The following proteins are co-located in the Caviibacter abscessus genome:
- a CDS encoding Rossmann-fold NAD(P)-binding domain-containing protein yields the protein MFERAKDSDVIIIANLPIPDDVLLRLDKTKYISVAFTRLDHINLDICKNKGILVTNSAGYSDICVSELVIGHILNIYRHLNTFEYGI from the coding sequence ATATTTGAAAGAGCAAAAGATAGCGATGTTATTATCATCGCTAACTTACCTATTCCTGATGATGTTTTATTAAGATTAGATAAAACTAAATATATATCTGTTGCATTCACCCGACTTGACCATATTAATTTAGATATTTGCAAAAATAAAGGCATACTTGTTACAAATAGTGCAGGGTATTCAGATATATGTGTTTCGGAACTAGTAATAGGGCATATATTAAACATATATAGACATCTAAATACTTTTGAATATGGGATATGA
- a CDS encoding DJ-1 family glyoxalase III, with product MKLVMLLVEGFEIVEAAAPVDMLRRAGSDIDLVSVFDEELVESAQKIKISVDKKLSEVNLEDYDLMILPGGAGTHKYYESEKVINAIKYFYEKNKYMAAICAAPSVLAKYNVLNGKNAISFPSYEKVLEENGANVVDTKVVIDGKIITARSAAAAIEFGLELVEITKGIEARKDVENKIVY from the coding sequence ATGAAATTAGTTATGCTTTTAGTTGAAGGATTTGAAATAGTTGAAGCAGCTGCACCTGTTGATATGTTAAGACGGGCAGGTTCAGATATTGATTTAGTTTCAGTTTTTGATGAAGAACTTGTTGAAAGTGCTCAAAAGATAAAAATATCAGTAGATAAAAAATTATCAGAAGTAAATCTTGAAGATTATGATTTAATGATACTGCCAGGTGGAGCAGGAACACATAAATACTATGAATCAGAAAAAGTTATAAATGCAATAAAATACTTTTATGAAAAAAATAAATATATGGCTGCAATTTGTGCAGCACCTTCTGTACTTGCTAAATATAATGTATTAAATGGTAAAAATGCAATATCATTTCCAAGTTATGAAAAAGTACTTGAAGAAAATGGAGCAAATGTTGTTGATACAAAGGTTGTTATTGACGGAAAAATAATAACAGCACGTTCAGCAGCGGCAGCTATTGAATTTGGGTTGGAATTAGTTGAAATTACAAAAGGAATAGAAGCTAGAAAAGACGTAGAAAATAAAATAGTGTATTAA
- a CDS encoding pyridoxamine 5'-phosphate oxidase family protein yields the protein MAKLTQEMKDMFAVQLPIIATVNEDGTPNLGPKRSARVIDDETIIFNENTGGRTQANIERSKDITIMIVDREKLDGYRFVGKAEVYTSGEYYDGAVKWAEGRMGVPKAAVVMKIEKIYTLKSGPTAGQEIK from the coding sequence ATGGCAAAATTAACACAAGAAATGAAAGATATGTTTGCAGTTCAACTTCCAATTATAGCAACTGTGAATGAAGACGGAACACCTAATTTAGGTCCTAAAAGATCAGCAAGAGTAATTGACGATGAAACTATAATTTTTAATGAAAATACAGGTGGAAGAACACAAGCAAATATTGAAAGAAGCAAAGATATAACAATTATGATTGTAGACCGTGAAAAATTAGATGGTTACAGATTTGTAGGTAAAGCAGAAGTATATACAAGTGGAGAATATTATGACGGTGCAGTGAAATGGGCAGAAGGAAGAATGGGAGTACCAAAAGCTGCTGTAGTTATGAAAATAGAAAAAATATATACACTAAAATCAGGACCTACAGCTGGTCAAGAAATTAAGTAA
- a CDS encoding LOG family protein encodes MNITVYCGAHIGSKKIYSEKTKELGLWILKNNYTLVYGGGRVGLMGILSNEIMSNGGNVIGVMPKFLVEKEIANPNLTKLVIVESMPERKQYMIEKADVFIALPGGPGTLEEISEVISWARIGKNSSPCIVYNIDGYYNPLKKMFDDMVENGFLSKEDRENTLFSDNMEEIERFIKNYKAPIFDEYK; translated from the coding sequence ATGAATATAACTGTTTATTGTGGAGCTCATATTGGTTCTAAAAAAATATATAGTGAAAAAACAAAAGAGCTAGGATTATGGATATTAAAAAATAATTATACGCTAGTTTATGGTGGTGGAAGAGTAGGTCTAATGGGAATCCTTTCAAATGAAATAATGTCAAATGGTGGTAATGTGATTGGAGTTATGCCTAAATTTTTAGTTGAAAAAGAAATTGCTAATCCTAATTTAACTAAGCTTGTAATTGTAGAAAGTATGCCTGAAAGAAAACAATATATGATAGAAAAAGCCGACGTTTTCATTGCATTACCTGGCGGTCCTGGGACATTAGAGGAAATATCTGAAGTAATATCTTGGGCTAGAATAGGAAAAAACAGTTCTCCTTGTATTGTATACAATATTGATGGTTATTATAATCCATTAAAGAAAATGTTTGATGATATGGTAGAAAATGGATTTTTAAGTAAAGAAGATAGAGAAAATACCTTATTTTCAGATAATATGGAAGAAATAGAAAGATTTATAAAAAATTATAAGGCACCTATATTTGATGAATATAAATAG
- a CDS encoding 2-hydroxyacid dehydrogenase: MGYEIYKKTVGIVGLGNIGKRTATLLKAFGANIVYYDINKNTDKFKKVSLEKLLETSDIVSIHIPYTKENENMFNYENLSKMKKNAILINCARSKVIDQKDLVKILDENKIMACALDVFDIEPPLPKNHIILNRKNAYLSAYIAYLTNESMIRRFKICTDNVIEFIKKGKI, from the coding sequence ATGGGATATGAAATATATAAAAAAACAGTAGGAATTGTAGGATTAGGTAATATTGGTAAAAGAACTGCAACACTTTTAAAAGCTTTTGGGGCAAATATAGTTTATTATGATATAAATAAAAATACAGATAAATTTAAAAAAGTTTCTTTAGAAAAATTACTTGAAACATCTGATATTGTATCAATACATATACCTTACACTAAAGAAAATGAAAATATGTTTAATTATGAAAATTTATCAAAAATGAAAAAAAATGCAATATTAATAAATTGTGCCAGATCTAAAGTTATAGACCAAAAAGATTTAGTAAAAATTTTAGATGAAAACAAAATCATGGCTTGTGCTCTTGATGTGTTTGATATAGAACCTCCTTTACCTAAAAATCATATAATATTAAATAGAAAAAATGCGTATTTATCAGCATACATAGCATATTTAACAAATGAATCAATGATTAGAAGATTTAAAATTTGTACTGATAATGTAATTGAATTTATAAAAAAGGGCAAAATCTAG
- a CDS encoding C1 family peptidase yields the protein MQKSIELNDIEKYSKSYDKKDLKSFQNAVLKNGIKNAAFNNDATIRDIHVYSENIETGKVSNQKSSGRCWMFAALNTFRHKLNKDFNMPEFELSQTYTFFWDKLEKSNYFLESIIKTADEDLDSRLVHHLLAIPQQDGGQWDMLVSIIQKYGVVPKSIMPEVFQSTSSMVMNDLLNKKLRKNAHILRTKRAEGLTVEKLQEIKEEMLDEIYTFLCVSLGEPPKTFDFEYYDKDGKFHRDLALTPKDFYEKYVGINLDEYISLINAPTKDKPYHRTFTVDYLGNVIGGKQIKYLNVTMDELKAAAISQIQDGVSVWFGCDVGQRSDRELGLLDSNVYEFEKGYGIDFNMTKEVTLDYCESLMTHAMVLSGVNILDGKSNRWKVENSWGETPGNKGYFLMTDEWMDRFTYQVVVNKKYLPEELRKLIEQEPIVLKPWDPMGSLAIMK from the coding sequence ATGCAAAAATCAATAGAATTAAATGATATTGAGAAATATAGCAAAAGCTATGACAAAAAAGATTTAAAATCTTTTCAAAATGCTGTATTAAAAAATGGAATAAAAAATGCAGCGTTTAATAACGATGCAACTATAAGAGACATACATGTTTATTCTGAAAATATTGAAACAGGCAAAGTGTCAAATCAAAAAAGCTCTGGAAGATGCTGGATGTTTGCGGCACTTAACACATTTAGACACAAATTAAATAAAGATTTTAATATGCCTGAATTTGAATTATCACAAACTTATACGTTTTTCTGGGATAAATTGGAAAAATCAAATTACTTTTTAGAAAGTATAATAAAAACAGCAGATGAAGATTTAGATTCAAGATTGGTTCATCACTTATTGGCAATACCTCAACAAGATGGTGGTCAATGGGATATGTTAGTATCTATAATACAAAAATATGGTGTAGTACCTAAATCAATTATGCCAGAAGTTTTCCAAAGCACAAGCTCAATGGTTATGAATGATTTATTAAATAAAAAACTTAGAAAAAATGCACATATTTTAAGAACAAAAAGAGCAGAAGGATTAACTGTTGAAAAATTACAAGAAATCAAAGAAGAAATGCTTGATGAAATTTATACTTTCTTATGTGTAAGTTTAGGAGAACCACCTAAAACTTTTGATTTTGAATATTATGATAAAGATGGTAAATTCCATAGAGATCTAGCTTTAACACCAAAAGATTTTTATGAAAAATATGTAGGAATAAATTTAGATGAATATATAAGTTTAATAAATGCTCCTACAAAAGACAAACCATATCATAGAACATTTACAGTTGATTATTTAGGTAATGTTATTGGAGGAAAACAAATAAAATACCTAAATGTTACTATGGATGAATTAAAAGCAGCAGCAATATCACAAATTCAAGATGGAGTTTCTGTTTGGTTCGGTTGTGATGTAGGTCAAAGATCAGATAGAGAATTAGGGCTTTTAGATTCTAATGTATATGAATTTGAAAAAGGGTATGGAATAGATTTTAATATGACTAAGGAAGTAACGCTTGATTATTGCGAAAGTTTAATGACTCATGCAATGGTATTATCAGGTGTTAATATATTAGATGGTAAATCAAATCGTTGGAAAGTTGAAAACAGCTGGGGAGAAACACCAGGTAATAAGGGATATTTCCTTATGACTGATGAATGGATGGATAGATTTACTTATCAAGTTGTAGTAAATAAAAAATATTTACCTGAAGAATTAAGAAAATTAATAGAACAAGAACCTATTGTTCTTAAACCTTGGGATCCTATGGGTTCACTTGCAATAATGAAATAA
- the nadN gene encoding NAD nucleotidase yields MKKTILMGATILAATSIFASKPIEVNILHINDHHSHLEPETLTFKLGGKSTKVKIGGYPEVIHEIKRLKKSSKNPIVLHAGDAITGTLYFTLFGGSADAAMMNITGFDYFILGNHEFDAGNEGLKKFLDFLKVPVLSANVKPNKGSILEGYWKPYAIKKIGKEKIGIIGLDTVKKTVESSSPGKDIVFTDEVETAQKYADILKKQGVNKIILLSHAGTEKNFEIAKKVTGIDIIITGDTHYLFGNNDYRKVGLPVVQEYPTKFTSPSGEPVYVVEGWEYSKLVGHLKVKFNKKGIVESIEGKPVIPYHENSTFERKNAEGKKYNPEGEERKEILKELASSKYFVKAVEDKKGAEVLEKFKKEKQTLGNKVIGSISGEKMPGGSANRIPNTANPKGSIATRFVAETMLTQMRSFGSHIDLTIQNSGGVRSDILPGDMTFNDAYTLLPFANTLYLLEMTGAEVKQVLEDALDFALVQGSTGAFPYGAGIRYEANQYKDANGKRLVKVEIQDEKTGLWNEIDVNKTYKVGTNAYIADGKDGYKTFGEVVKSRGGEDTYLPDAESLIKFMKLNPSFKSYTDSNVKFNFDPANERKK; encoded by the coding sequence ATGAAAAAAACAATTTTAATGGGAGCAACCATATTAGCCGCTACGAGTATATTCGCTTCAAAACCTATAGAAGTTAATATATTACACATAAATGACCACCACTCACATTTAGAACCAGAAACATTAACATTTAAATTGGGTGGAAAGTCAACAAAAGTAAAAATTGGAGGATATCCTGAAGTTATACATGAAATAAAAAGACTAAAAAAATCATCAAAAAATCCTATCGTATTACACGCAGGAGATGCAATTACAGGAACTCTTTATTTCACATTATTTGGGGGATCAGCAGATGCTGCAATGATGAATATAACAGGGTTTGATTATTTCATTTTAGGAAACCATGAATTTGATGCAGGAAATGAAGGATTAAAAAAATTCTTAGATTTCTTAAAAGTTCCAGTTTTATCTGCAAATGTTAAACCCAATAAAGGAAGCATATTAGAAGGATATTGGAAACCATATGCAATTAAAAAAATAGGTAAAGAAAAAATAGGAATTATTGGACTTGATACTGTTAAGAAAACAGTTGAATCATCAAGCCCAGGTAAGGATATAGTATTTACAGATGAAGTTGAAACAGCACAAAAATACGCAGATATATTGAAAAAACAAGGTGTAAATAAAATAATTCTATTGTCACATGCAGGAACTGAAAAGAATTTTGAAATAGCAAAAAAAGTAACAGGAATTGATATAATAATAACAGGAGATACACATTACTTATTTGGTAATAATGATTATAGAAAAGTTGGATTACCTGTAGTTCAAGAATATCCTACTAAATTTACATCACCTTCAGGAGAACCTGTTTATGTTGTTGAAGGTTGGGAATACTCAAAATTAGTTGGACATTTAAAAGTTAAGTTTAATAAAAAAGGTATAGTTGAATCAATTGAAGGAAAACCTGTAATACCTTATCATGAAAATTCAACATTTGAAAGAAAAAATGCAGAAGGTAAAAAATACAACCCTGAAGGTGAAGAAAGAAAAGAAATATTAAAAGAATTAGCATCTAGCAAATATTTTGTTAAAGCTGTTGAAGATAAAAAAGGTGCAGAAGTTTTAGAAAAATTCAAAAAAGAAAAACAAACACTTGGAAATAAAGTGATAGGAAGCATAAGCGGAGAAAAGATGCCTGGAGGTTCAGCAAACAGAATACCAAATACTGCAAATCCTAAAGGTTCAATTGCAACAAGATTTGTTGCTGAAACAATGCTTACACAAATGAGAAGCTTTGGTTCACATATTGATTTAACAATACAAAATTCAGGTGGAGTAAGATCTGATATATTACCTGGAGATATGACATTTAATGATGCTTATACTTTATTACCGTTTGCTAATACATTATACTTACTTGAAATGACAGGAGCAGAAGTTAAGCAAGTATTAGAAGATGCATTAGACTTCGCATTAGTTCAAGGTTCAACAGGAGCATTCCCTTATGGAGCAGGTATTAGATATGAAGCAAATCAATATAAAGATGCTAATGGAAAAAGACTTGTTAAAGTAGAAATACAAGATGAAAAAACAGGATTATGGAATGAAATAGACGTTAATAAAACATATAAAGTAGGGACAAATGCATATATTGCAGATGGAAAAGACGGATATAAGACATTTGGAGAAGTTGTTAAATCTCGTGGTGGAGAAGATACATATTTACCTGATGCTGAAAGTTTAATTAAGTTTATGAAATTAAATCCTAGCTTTAAATCATATACAGATTCAAATGTTAAATTTAATTTCGATCCAGCAAATGAAAGAAAAAAATAA
- the ptsP gene encoding phosphoenolpyruvate--protein phosphotransferase, whose protein sequence is MMRLTGIGASEGISIGRALLYTEEKIDMEKLRVSIIPVEAENLKLEDGMTKTKIQLLAIRERVKEKLGEDKASIFDAHIELLEDEDLLFEVKERIKTQNMSAAYALNEGIEEYCNLLSKLDDEYMRERAADLRDIGSRWIKNILGIKIKDLSNLEPNTVVVTHDLTPSDTAQLDLENCIGFITEIGGKTAHSAIMARSLEIPAIVGVGNIMSTIKENELVVIDGEKGEFFLSPTEDIVKEYTDLREKFLSEKEELKKLKNLSATTTDGRTVIVQGNIGKPEDVDAVIEAGAEGIGLYRTEFLFMDTDHMPTEEEQYRAYKIVVEKMKGKPVTIRTMDIGGDKILPYLNLPTEMNPFLGYRAIRISLTHQDMFKTQLRAILRASAYGPVKIMYPMVCSINEIRKSNQILDECKKELDEIGKLYDRNIKVGIMVETPSTAMIAYKFAKEVDFFSIGTNDLTQYFLAVDRGNEKVSSLYSAYNPAVLEAIQKVIDAGHDRGIPVSMCGEFAGDKKATEILLGMGLDSFSMSASSILGVKKKIIDASYVEAQKYRDLILSKDTPEEVLECLI, encoded by the coding sequence ATGATGAGATTAACAGGAATTGGAGCTTCAGAGGGGATATCTATTGGAAGAGCACTTCTTTATACAGAAGAAAAAATAGATATGGAAAAACTTAGAGTTTCAATTATTCCGGTAGAGGCAGAAAATTTAAAGCTTGAAGATGGTATGACAAAAACAAAAATACAACTTCTTGCAATTAGAGAAAGAGTTAAAGAAAAGTTAGGCGAAGACAAAGCTTCTATTTTTGATGCACACATTGAATTACTAGAAGATGAAGACTTACTTTTTGAAGTAAAAGAAAGAATTAAAACTCAAAATATGAGTGCTGCGTATGCGTTGAATGAAGGAATTGAAGAATATTGCAATCTTTTATCAAAATTAGATGATGAATATATGAGAGAAAGGGCTGCGGATTTAAGAGACATAGGGTCAAGATGGATAAAAAATATTTTAGGTATTAAAATTAAAGATTTATCTAATTTAGAACCAAATACAGTAGTTGTAACACATGATTTGACTCCGTCTGACACAGCACAACTTGATCTTGAAAATTGTATCGGATTTATAACTGAAATAGGTGGTAAAACAGCCCATTCAGCTATAATGGCGAGATCTTTAGAAATACCAGCTATTGTCGGTGTTGGTAATATAATGAGTACTATTAAAGAAAATGAACTTGTTGTAATTGATGGTGAAAAAGGAGAATTTTTCCTTTCTCCAACAGAAGATATAGTTAAAGAATACACTGATTTAAGAGAAAAATTTTTAAGTGAAAAAGAAGAACTTAAAAAATTAAAAAATCTTTCAGCTACAACAACAGACGGAAGAACTGTAATTGTACAAGGGAATATAGGTAAACCAGAAGATGTAGATGCTGTAATTGAAGCAGGAGCAGAAGGTATTGGATTATATAGAACTGAATTTTTATTTATGGATACAGACCATATGCCTACTGAAGAAGAACAATATAGAGCATATAAAATAGTAGTTGAAAAAATGAAAGGTAAACCTGTAACTATTAGAACTATGGATATAGGTGGAGATAAAATATTACCTTATTTAAATTTACCAACAGAAATGAATCCTTTTTTAGGATATAGAGCAATTAGAATATCACTTACTCATCAAGATATGTTTAAGACACAACTTAGAGCAATACTTAGAGCATCAGCATATGGACCTGTAAAAATAATGTATCCTATGGTTTGTTCTATAAATGAAATAAGAAAATCTAATCAAATATTAGATGAATGTAAAAAAGAATTAGATGAAATTGGTAAACTATATGATAGAAATATTAAAGTTGGAATAATGGTAGAAACACCATCAACTGCAATGATAGCATATAAGTTTGCTAAAGAAGTTGACTTTTTCTCAATCGGAACTAACGATTTAACACAATATTTCTTAGCTGTTGATAGAGGAAATGAAAAAGTTTCATCATTATACAGTGCATATAATCCGGCAGTACTTGAAGCTATTCAAAAAGTAATAGATGCAGGACATGATAGAGGAATACCTGTAAGTATGTGTGGAGAATTTGCGGGAGATAAAAAAGCAACTGAAATACTTTTAGGTATGGGACTTGATTCATTCTCTATGAGTGCAAGTTCAATACTTGGAGTTAAGAAAAAAATAATTGATGCATCTTATGTGGAAGCACAAAAATATAGAGATTTAATACTAAGTAAAGATACACCGGAAGAAGTTTTAGAATGCCTAATATAA
- a CDS encoding thioesterase family protein, which yields MKDIQIGIKHEKFMTVEEQDLATRWGSGKAKVFSTPAMIAFMELTSAECIETFLENDEITVGTMVNIQHLKASPLGSKVKCECDIKEVKGKMITLYVSCYVDSVLIGTGIHSRYVVNKQNFEKKAGGD from the coding sequence ATGAAAGATATACAAATAGGAATTAAACACGAAAAATTTATGACAGTTGAAGAACAAGATTTAGCAACTCGTTGGGGTTCTGGAAAAGCAAAAGTTTTTTCAACGCCTGCCATGATAGCATTTATGGAATTAACATCAGCTGAATGTATAGAGACTTTTCTTGAAAATGATGAAATAACAGTTGGAACTATGGTAAATATACAGCATTTAAAGGCGAGTCCTCTTGGTAGTAAAGTAAAATGTGAATGTGATATTAAAGAAGTTAAAGGTAAAATGATAACTCTTTATGTATCATGTTACGTGGACAGTGTATTAATTGGTACAGGTATACATAGTAGATATGTTGTAAATAAACAAAATTTTGAAAAAAAAGCAGGAGGAGATTAA
- a CDS encoding elongation factor G, whose amino-acid sequence MRIYDIENIRNIAILGQTGAGKSNFIESLEYTAGLIKRVSNPNDESKMSTSTTLNTLEYQNMKYNFLDIPGYIDFIGELESGLAACAGAIIIVDSTSSISIGTEAAFEVTDERKIPKFVFVNKVDSDKADYNKIIRELKEKFGKRIAPFHIPWGVSDNFKGHINVVDLYAREYNGIDCKNAPMPDNIDVSEIRNMLMEAVAETSEELMDKYFAGEEFTTQEIHQGLRKGVLNGTLVPVICGSSYKNIGIHTTFDMIKEYMPSPLDNVKINSSVKEFTAQIFKTVIDPFLGILSYAKVISGEIYPDTDVYNINKNETERINKIYTWSHTDLVELSKAVTGDIVIFNKLNYTKNSDTLSINPKALTIPEINFPKEQMLVAIEPANKADEDKISNALHKLRDEDSSFYWRRDQETGQTILGVQGDIHANTIINKLSKKYSVKVIATDLKVPYKETIKGVSDVQGKYKKQSGGHGQYGDVKIRFSHSDKHFVFEEEIVGGAVPKSYIPAVEKGLNEALKEGVLAAYPVTNIKAVLYDGSYHDVDSSEMSFKIAAAMAFKKGMEQANPILLEPIMELKIKIPEEYVGDIMGDINKKRGKVLGMESMGNKQLIIAQAPMAETFKYINDLKSMTQGRGTFEMSFVKYEEVPAEIAQRIIEKHNKEKE is encoded by the coding sequence ATGAGAATATATGATATTGAAAATATTAGAAACATTGCCATTTTAGGACAAACAGGAGCAGGTAAAAGTAATTTTATAGAATCACTTGAATATACCGCAGGTTTAATTAAAAGAGTATCAAATCCTAATGATGAATCAAAAATGTCAACTAGTACAACTTTAAACACTCTAGAATATCAAAACATGAAATACAATTTTTTAGACATACCAGGATATATTGATTTTATCGGTGAATTAGAATCAGGTCTTGCTGCTTGTGCGGGTGCAATTATTATAGTTGATTCAACAAGTAGTATTTCAATCGGTACTGAAGCTGCATTTGAAGTTACAGATGAAAGAAAAATACCTAAATTTGTATTTGTAAATAAAGTAGATAGTGATAAAGCGGATTATAACAAAATTATACGTGAACTAAAAGAAAAATTTGGTAAAAGAATTGCTCCATTCCATATTCCTTGGGGAGTTTCTGATAATTTTAAAGGACATATTAATGTAGTTGATTTATACGCAAGAGAATATAACGGAATTGACTGTAAAAATGCTCCAATGCCTGACAATATTGATGTATCTGAAATTCGTAATATGTTAATGGAAGCCGTAGCTGAAACTTCTGAAGAGCTTATGGATAAATATTTTGCAGGAGAAGAATTTACAACACAAGAAATACACCAAGGACTTAGAAAAGGTGTACTTAATGGTACACTAGTTCCTGTAATTTGCGGTTCAAGTTATAAAAATATAGGAATACATACTACTTTTGATATGATTAAAGAATATATGCCTTCTCCTCTTGATAATGTAAAAATAAACAGTTCTGTAAAAGAATTTACTGCACAAATATTTAAAACTGTAATAGATCCTTTCTTAGGAATTCTATCATATGCAAAAGTTATTTCAGGTGAAATTTATCCTGATACAGATGTATATAATATTAATAAAAACGAAACGGAAAGAATAAATAAAATATATACTTGGAGCCATACCGACTTAGTTGAATTAAGTAAAGCTGTAACTGGTGATATAGTTATATTTAACAAATTAAATTATACTAAAAATTCAGATACTTTAAGTATCAATCCTAAAGCTTTAACTATACCGGAAATTAATTTTCCTAAAGAACAAATGTTAGTCGCTATAGAACCCGCAAATAAAGCAGATGAAGATAAAATATCTAATGCTTTGCATAAGTTAAGAGATGAAGACTCATCATTTTATTGGAGAAGAGACCAAGAAACAGGACAAACTATACTTGGAGTTCAAGGAGATATACATGCAAATACAATAATAAATAAGCTTAGTAAAAAATATTCGGTAAAAGTTATAGCTACTGATCTTAAGGTTCCTTACAAAGAAACAATAAAAGGAGTCTCTGATGTACAAGGAAAATATAAAAAACAGTCTGGAGGACATGGGCAATACGGAGATGTTAAAATAAGATTTAGCCACAGCGATAAACATTTTGTATTTGAAGAAGAAATAGTAGGTGGGGCTGTTCCTAAATCATATATACCTGCTGTTGAAAAAGGATTAAACGAAGCATTAAAAGAGGGTGTACTTGCAGCTTATCCTGTAACAAATATTAAAGCTGTTTTATATGACGGTTCATATCATGATGTAGACTCATCTGAAATGTCATTTAAAATTGCAGCCGCTATGGCTTTCAAAAAAGGAATGGAACAAGCAAACCCTATTCTACTTGAACCTATTATGGAACTTAAAATAAAAATACCAGAAGAATATGTCGGCGATATAATGGGAGATATCAACAAAAAACGTGGTAAGGTTTTGGGTATGGAAAGTATGGGAAATAAGCAACTAATAATCGCTCAAGCACCTATGGCTGAAACTTTTAAATATATAAACGACCTTAAATCAATGACTCAAGGTAGAGGAACATTTGAAATGAGTTTTGTTAAATATGAAGAAGTTCCTGCTGAAATAGCTCAAAGAATTATTGAAAAACATAATAAAGAAAAAGAATAG